One Clostridium sp. CM027 genomic window carries:
- the wecB gene encoding non-hydrolyzing UDP-N-acetylglucosamine 2-epimerase, whose amino-acid sequence MKILTVVGARPQFIKSAAVSNIIRNEHEEILIHTGQHYDENMSKIFFEELKIPKPSYNLEVGSGGHGMQTGRMLIELEEIYIKEKPDMVLVYGDTNSTFAGAICASKLRIPVAHIEAGLRSFNMNMPEEQNRILTDHISKYLFAPTTSAVKNLSTEGITKGVHNVGDVMYDATLNFSKISKEKSKIMKKLNLYQEEFILATIHRAENTNDINRLRNISEALNESGKKIILPLHPRTKKYMDDYGLKFNNNIKIIDPVGYLDMIILEMYCKKIVTDSGGVQKEAFFMSKPCITMREETEWVETVENGWNIIVGTDKTKILEGIVNFMPNKSQQNVFGDGHAAEKILKIINKQ is encoded by the coding sequence ATGAAAATATTAACAGTCGTAGGAGCAAGACCGCAGTTTATAAAATCAGCTGCAGTATCGAATATAATTAGAAATGAGCATGAAGAAATTTTAATACATACAGGGCAACATTATGATGAAAATATGTCAAAGATTTTTTTCGAAGAACTTAAAATACCTAAGCCTAGTTATAATTTAGAGGTAGGTTCAGGTGGACACGGCATGCAAACTGGTAGGATGTTAATAGAGCTCGAAGAAATTTATATAAAAGAAAAGCCAGATATGGTTTTAGTTTATGGGGATACGAACTCAACCTTTGCTGGAGCAATTTGTGCAAGTAAGTTACGTATTCCAGTAGCACATATAGAAGCGGGACTTAGAAGCTTTAACATGAATATGCCGGAGGAACAAAATAGAATCTTAACAGATCATATTTCAAAATATCTGTTTGCACCTACAACTTCAGCGGTTAAAAACCTAAGTACTGAGGGCATAACTAAGGGTGTTCATAATGTAGGGGATGTAATGTATGATGCGACCCTTAATTTTTCAAAGATTTCAAAAGAAAAATCTAAGATTATGAAGAAACTTAATTTATACCAGGAAGAATTTATTTTAGCTACCATACATAGAGCAGAAAATACTAATGATATAAATAGATTAAGAAATATTAGTGAGGCATTAAATGAGAGCGGCAAAAAAATAATATTACCCCTACATCCAAGAACAAAAAAATATATGGATGATTATGGTTTGAAATTTAATAATAATATAAAGATAATTGACCCAGTTGGGTATTTAGACATGATCATTTTAGAAATGTACTGTAAAAAGATTGTCACAGACAGTGGTGGAGTTCAAAAGGAAGCTTTCTTTATGAGTAAGCCTTGTATTACTATGAGAGAAGAAACAGAATGGGTAGAAACAGTAGAAAATGGATGGAATATTATTGTTGGAACTGATAAAACTAAGATTTTAGAGGGCATAGTTAATTTTATGCCAAATAAATCTCAGCAAAATGTTTTTGGAGATGGCCATGCTGCAGAGAAAATTTTAAAAATTATAAACAAACAATAG
- a CDS encoding WecB/TagA/CpsF family glycosyltransferase gives MITRIFQFEIFNDTIEELFKNINSFKKVHIVSGNPQVLFSGLQNNLLLENFTSKNSIIIPDGIGTVICSKIVGQPVKEKIAGVELMDCIVKKCEKESQGIYLLGSTQETVNMCNINLRTKYRKLNILGSHDGYFEMDNCEELLKEIEKVSPQVLFVAMGCPRQEVFIAKYMDRLPCKVFMGVGGSFDIIAGNVKRAPKWMINIGMEWFYRVAKEPFRIKRLSSIPKFILMVIKDKYKRK, from the coding sequence ATGATAACAAGAATTTTTCAATTCGAAATTTTTAATGATACCATAGAAGAATTGTTTAAAAACATAAACAGTTTTAAAAAGGTACATATTGTTTCAGGAAATCCACAAGTTCTTTTTAGTGGTCTACAAAATAATTTATTGTTAGAAAATTTCACTAGTAAAAATTCAATCATTATTCCAGATGGAATTGGTACAGTAATATGTTCTAAAATTGTAGGTCAACCGGTGAAAGAAAAAATTGCTGGTGTAGAACTTATGGATTGTATAGTAAAAAAATGTGAAAAAGAAAGCCAAGGAATATATTTGTTAGGGTCCACCCAGGAAACAGTGAATATGTGCAATATTAATCTGCGAACTAAATATCGCAAATTAAATATTTTAGGGAGTCATGATGGATATTTCGAAATGGACAATTGTGAAGAACTATTAAAAGAAATAGAAAAAGTTAGTCCACAAGTCTTATTTGTTGCTATGGGATGCCCAAGGCAAGAAGTATTTATAGCGAAATATATGGACAGACTTCCTTGCAAAGTATTTATGGGAGTTGGAGGAAGTTTTGATATTATAGCTGGTAATGTTAAACGTGCACCTAAATGGATGATAAATATAGGCATGGAATGGTTTTACAGAGTTGCGAAAGAACCATTTAGAATTAAAAGATTATCATCTATACCTAAGTTTATTTTAATGGTAATAAAGGACAAGTATAAACGTAAATAA
- a CDS encoding sugar transferase, with protein sequence MINIDKKAHIENKRLQFGLKRLMDITLSFIGIIILLPIYLIIIIAIKLDSKGATVFKQVRVGKDGKNFNIYKFRTMIAQAESKIELNIDPFDLENFVFQDKSDVRITRVGKFLRCNSLDEIPQFFNVLFGQMSIVGPRPEIPEIVKYYPESYYQRLLVLPGITGLAQISGRGEIELGKTVTYDLDYIKNFSVQLDIKIIFLTVVSVFKKDGAY encoded by the coding sequence ATGATAAATATAGATAAAAAAGCGCATATTGAGAATAAGAGGCTTCAATTTGGACTTAAGAGATTAATGGATATTACATTATCTTTTATAGGTATAATTATATTATTGCCTATATATTTAATTATCATTATTGCTATTAAACTAGATTCAAAAGGAGCAACTGTATTTAAGCAGGTTAGGGTAGGTAAAGATGGAAAAAACTTTAATATTTATAAATTTAGAACTATGATAGCTCAAGCTGAAAGCAAAATAGAACTTAATATAGATCCGTTTGATTTGGAGAATTTTGTGTTTCAAGACAAGTCGGACGTTAGAATAACAAGGGTTGGAAAATTTTTAAGGTGCAACAGCCTAGATGAGATTCCACAATTTTTCAATGTTTTGTTTGGACAAATGAGCATTGTAGGTCCTAGGCCTGAAATACCAGAGATAGTTAAGTATTATCCCGAAAGCTACTACCAAAGACTCTTAGTTTTGCCAGGAATTACTGGACTTGCACAGATTAGTGGAAGAGGAGAAATCGAACTAGGGAAAACAGTTACTTATGATTTGGATTATATTAAAAATTTTTCAGTCCAATTAGATATAAAAATTATCTTCTTAACAGTTGTATCTGTGTTTAAAAAAGACGGCGCTTATTAG
- a CDS encoding O-antigen ligase encodes MKAKCSILYYLMCAYIVIMPLIQEGTNLKGVSVSDILLGIIMCLYLIKLIFNKDTRGRFLYGIRDFFSSTLSICIVMLLGIMLLSTFYALEKGLALSESARFLTYVFIFFIIKYEFNTKKLVKNLLRCFIFTSGVLSIFGIIQYFTIIGLDKRFIVKYSYGYRASKIAATMQNPNAYAGFLILIIFPLVMLTIYEKNKKLKSMYGIISILIFLNILMTYSRNVLLGVCIGAAVLCVLYSLKLIVVFGGVGILALFSPAVLDTVKDLTNNGQNVARIKLWKTALMMIKEHPILGVGNGNYISRYNEYINKYKGLSYNSYTRYPTHSSYLKTQSELGIIGITSLLVILITVLIRLKKLITITDDKFLQAFYMGALASMVAFYFMNLSDNLFFVPKVTTYFWFIVATAEGLLNASTNNLNI; translated from the coding sequence ATGAAAGCTAAGTGTAGTATTTTGTATTATTTAATGTGTGCTTATATAGTGATAATGCCTCTGATTCAAGAGGGAACAAATTTAAAAGGAGTATCTGTTTCAGATATTTTATTAGGAATAATTATGTGCTTATATCTCATAAAGTTGATTTTTAATAAGGATACGAGGGGAAGGTTTCTTTATGGGATTAGAGACTTCTTTAGTAGTACTTTAAGTATTTGCATAGTGATGTTATTGGGTATTATGTTATTATCAACCTTTTATGCATTAGAAAAGGGATTAGCATTAAGCGAAAGCGCAAGATTTTTAACATATGTATTTATATTTTTTATAATTAAGTATGAATTTAATACAAAAAAATTAGTGAAAAACTTATTGAGATGCTTTATATTCACATCAGGAGTCTTGAGTATTTTTGGTATAATTCAATACTTTACAATAATTGGATTAGATAAAAGGTTTATTGTGAAATACTCCTATGGATATAGAGCAAGTAAGATTGCTGCAACAATGCAAAATCCTAATGCATATGCGGGCTTTCTTATTTTAATTATTTTTCCATTAGTAATGCTAACAATTTATGAAAAAAATAAAAAATTAAAAAGTATGTATGGAATAATATCAATTCTAATATTTCTCAATATACTTATGACTTATTCTAGAAATGTTTTATTAGGCGTTTGTATCGGTGCAGCGGTTTTATGTGTGCTGTATAGTTTAAAATTAATTGTAGTTTTTGGAGGGGTAGGTATTTTGGCTTTATTTAGTCCGGCGGTTCTTGATACAGTTAAGGATTTAACAAATAATGGACAAAATGTGGCTAGAATTAAATTGTGGAAAACGGCTCTAATGATGATTAAGGAACATCCAATTCTAGGAGTTGGTAATGGTAATTATATCAGTAGGTATAACGAATATATTAATAAGTATAAAGGCCTAAGCTACAACTCGTATACAAGATATCCTACACATAGTTCTTATTTAAAGACTCAAAGTGAATTGGGCATAATAGGAATAACATCTCTTTTAGTAATTTTAATAACAGTGCTTATTAGATTGAAAAAATTAATTACTATAACAGATGACAAATTTTTGCAAGCTTTTTACATGGGTGCATTGGCATCGATGGTAGCATTCTATTTTATGAATTTATCAGACAATCTATTTTTTGTGCCTAAAGTTACAACATATTTTTGGTTTATAGTAGCTACAGCTGAAGGTTTATTAAACGCATCAACAAATAATTTGAATATATAA
- a CDS encoding glycosyltransferase family 4 protein produces the protein MRILFLTQYCPPEVGAPQNRIFEFAKKLQEFGHEITILTAMPNYPRGEIFDDYKGNKVVIEEIEGIKIIRTSIYATKSKSFTKRLRNYLSFTFSSVLQGAIHINKQDVVITESPPLFLGFSGYVIAKLKKAKFVFNISDLWPESAIKLGMLHNKLFIKMSVWLEEFCYRRAVAVTCQTEGIVDDIVGRGFDKNKVHLLTNGVDTKLFKSENRDETFRSEIGVENKFALCYAGIHGLAQGLQVIINAAEIVKEEKNIQFVFVGDGPEKQDLVNMAKEKGLKNVTFLPLQPKVNMPKIVASMDAAIIPLKKLELFKGALPSKMFETLASEIPIILPVKGEAAKLINSANAGIVVEPENSKEIAEAVLKLYNNMELRNRLGENGRAYVMENYAREDITRKLEKILMNL, from the coding sequence ATGCGTATTTTATTTTTAACTCAGTACTGTCCCCCAGAGGTGGGGGCACCTCAAAATAGAATTTTTGAGTTTGCTAAAAAATTACAGGAATTTGGCCATGAAATTACAATATTAACAGCAATGCCTAACTACCCTAGAGGGGAGATTTTTGATGATTATAAAGGTAATAAGGTGGTCATAGAAGAAATTGAAGGTATAAAGATAATTAGAACTAGTATTTATGCTACAAAATCTAAGAGTTTTACTAAGAGATTAAGAAATTATTTATCTTTTACTTTTTCTTCTGTACTTCAAGGGGCTATTCATATAAATAAGCAGGATGTAGTAATAACGGAATCTCCACCACTGTTTCTAGGCTTTTCAGGGTATGTAATAGCTAAGCTTAAAAAAGCTAAATTTGTTTTTAACATATCTGATTTATGGCCAGAATCAGCTATAAAATTAGGTATGCTTCATAATAAGTTATTCATTAAAATGTCTGTATGGTTAGAAGAATTTTGTTATAGACGTGCAGTAGCTGTTACTTGTCAAACAGAAGGAATAGTTGATGATATAGTCGGTAGAGGATTTGATAAAAACAAAGTACATCTGCTAACTAATGGAGTTGATACAAAGCTATTTAAAAGTGAAAATAGGGATGAAACATTTAGAAGTGAAATTGGAGTGGAAAATAAGTTTGCACTATGTTACGCTGGTATTCATGGACTTGCACAAGGACTACAAGTTATAATAAATGCAGCAGAGATAGTAAAAGAGGAAAAAAACATTCAATTTGTTTTTGTAGGTGATGGTCCGGAAAAACAAGATCTTGTAAATATGGCAAAAGAAAAAGGATTAAAAAATGTTACCTTTTTACCTCTTCAGCCAAAGGTAAATATGCCTAAAATTGTAGCTTCTATGGATGCTGCAATAATTCCTTTAAAGAAGTTAGAACTTTTTAAAGGTGCTCTACCTTCAAAAATGTTTGAGACCTTAGCTTCAGAAATACCTATTATTTTACCAGTAAAGGGTGAAGCTGCTAAACTAATAAACAGTGCAAATGCAGGAATTGTAGTAGAACCAGAAAATTCAAAAGAAATTGCAGAAGCGGTGTTAAAGTTATATAATAACATGGAGCTTAGAAATAGGTTGGGTGAAAATGGAAGGGCTTATGTTATGGAGAATTATGCTAGAGAGGATATAACAAGAAAATTAGAAAAAATATTGATGAATTTATAA